In one window of Carassius auratus strain Wakin chromosome 28, ASM336829v1, whole genome shotgun sequence DNA:
- the LOC113046885 gene encoding zinc finger protein 239-like codes for MTKLEVINTFLTERLKATLNEIMEMIGRTVLQYEKELDSVQKDNEYLRQRLKKIEKLVESNGPATSDPAPSSPPPHLQWTSSTEPETMPTEIYQNQNQVQTEQLTSTKLEESSNRSLLMTESDIDITHVQLPNTLAHTDKDFETSPLNEFPCGVKTEPFESLDSQSTDANTSVYSPLPHCTAQLPATTNINHKSDPKVFSIPNSTDLQSAERMNVKDKTLQLSLSKISQIELKTSSPESGIAHVNYNIARQNTDSRSVRNETITGNSHLGISNVVVNPLRHTASSREVRQGRGRGWGRGRVKGPGTNACPQCGKLFIHYSRLKVHMLIHTGEKPYVCAQCGKCFNNDGTLRNHSRVHLKLPPFDCPVCAHSFKNAHTCLNHMRVHNS; via the exons ATGACCAAGCTGGAGGTCATCAACACGTTTCTGACGGAGCGCTTAAAGGCGACGCTGAACGAAATCATGGAGATGATCGGCAGGACTGTCCTGCAGTATGAGAAAGAGCTGGACAGTGTGCAGAAGGACAACGAGTATCTGAGACAGAGACTGAAGAAGATCGAGAAACTCGTCGAGTCTAACG GTCCAGCTACTTCAGACCCTGCCCCATCATCTCCACCACCGCATCTACAGTGGACTTCTAGCACTGAACCTGAAACCATGCCTACAGAGATCTATCAGAATCAGAACCAGGTACAAACCGAACAGCTCACCAGCACAAAATTAGAAGAGTCCTCCAACCGTTCTCTTCTGATGACCGAATCAGACATTGATATAACCCATGTCCAGTTACCAAACACACTGGCTCACACAGATAaagactttgaaacatcacctttAAACGAATTTCCTTGTGGTGTGAAAACAGAGCCTTTTGAAAGTCTCGATTCGCAGTCCACCGATGCTAACACATCTGTCTACAGTCCATTACCTCACTGCACTGCTCAGTTACCAGCTACTACCAATATTAACCACAAGTCTGATCCTAAAGTGTTCAGTATACCAAATTCCACTGATCTACAATCAGCCGAACGTATGAATGTAAAGGATAAAACCTTGCAATTATCTCTCAGTAAAATAAGCCAAATTGAGTTAAAGACTTCTAGTCCTGAATCAGGCATTGCTCATGTCAACTACAACATCGCTCGTCAAAACACAGACTCAAGATCAGTCAGGAATGAAACTATTACTGGCAATTCTCATCTGGGTATATCTAACGTTGTAGTCAACCCCCTACGTCACACGGCATCCAGTAGAGAGGTCAGGCAGGGTAGGGGAAGAGGATGGGGACGAGGAAGAGTCAAAGGTCCTGGGACAAACGCATGCCCACAGTGTGGAAAACTATTCATCCATTATTCACGGCTAAAGGTGCACATGCTCATTCACACAGGGGAGAAGCCATACGTTTGCGCGCAGTGCGGGAAATGCTTCAACAATGACGGGACTCTGAGGAACCACAGCCGCGTGCATCTGAAACTGCCTCCCTTTGACTGTCCTGTGTGTGCACATAGCTTTAAAAATGCCCACACCTGTCTGAATCACATGCGCGTTCATAATAGTTGA